Proteins from a single region of Ogataea parapolymorpha DL-1 chromosome IV, whole genome shotgun sequence:
- a CDS encoding Vacuolar protein sorting-associated protein 74 yields MSSGLQRRRGKQSSTIEESSGALEDAGEHKIAYDPNDISESSKGNQVPVLTLMEEVLLIGLKDKEGYLSFWNDNISYALRGLIILELAFRGKIRMVNDPARKRFEFPDRLIECCDGSMTGETLLDEALKLIKNDSQHMSVSNWIDLLSGETWNLMKINYQLKQVRERLAKGLVDKGVLKTERKNFLLFDMATHPIQDPTPKRNVISRILAMLTNRNFIIEYDEKYFPQTVKYKYLRTVCLVAGCCAANVLENILMDLSFESRDNAFIRADEILSQFSEYPFVNKGSSIGVGMNLFSEIEKEIETDKPGDLVLEVVAAVISVFSKMDSII; encoded by the coding sequence ATGTCATCGGGATTACAAAGACGTCGGGGAAAACAGTCATCCACAATTGAGGAAAGCTCAGGAGCTCTTGAAGACGCAGGAGAACATAAGATCGCCTACGACCCAAATGATATCTCGGAATCGTCCAAGGGAAATCAAGTTCCTGTGCTGACCTTGATGGAGGAAGTTTTGCTCATTGGACTCAAGGATAAAGAAGGATAtctttctttctggaacgacAATATCTCCTATGCTTTGCGGGGCCTAATAATCTTGGAGCTGGCCTTCCGAGGAAAGATTAGAATGGTGAACGACCCGGCGAGAAAGAGATTTGAGTTCCCAGACCGTCTGATCGAGTGCTGCGATGGTTCCATGACCGGGGAGACCCTTCTGGACGAAGCACTCAAACTGATCAAAAACGATTCTCAACATATGAGCGTTTCCAACTGGATTGACCTGTTGTCTGGTGAAACATGGAACTTGATGAAAATTAACTATCAGCTCAAACAGGTGAGAGAGAGGCTGGCTAAAGGCTTGGTGGACAAGGGCGTTCTCAAGACCGAAAGAAAGAATTTCCTTCTGTTCGATATGGCTACACATCCTATCCAGGACCCTACACCAAAGAGAAACGTCATATCCCGAATTCTCGCTATGCTTACAAACCGAAACTTTATCATAGAATACGACGAGAAATACTTCCCACAAACCGTCAAGTACAAATATCTCCGGACAGTTTGTCTGGTAGCAGGTTGTTGTGCTGCCaatgttttggagaacatTCTAATGGACCTCAGTTTTGAAAGCCGCGATAATGCATTTATTAGGGCCGACGAAATACTGAGCCAGTTCAGCGAGTATCCATTTGTCAATAAAGGGTCCTCAATTGGCGTGGGGATGAACCTTTTTTCGGAGattgagaaggagatcgaaACCGACAAACCGGGAGACCTTGTTTTGGAAGTCGTGGCTGCCGTGATCAGCGTCTTCAGCAAAATGGACTCCATAATCTAA
- a CDS encoding RNA polymerase-associated protein LEO1, whose protein sequence is MSSEEPEKTGEEQVDDLFGDASDEEVVDETAVNVSDDENNDVQNSADDDDDDEKEVEEKEPTRADISIPRHPRSHVPTGDAMVFSLPRYLFVDPEPFAPTTFESNINEFLKDSLKDSTSKELQDSLEFKKLEVQNTIRWRYAKTASDELYKQSNASIVEWEDGSMSLKIGDEFFNIKLNNNEDEILVAESGDLYLPVTELKKSIQVLPSSTSSRAHKILANTLQSNLRLKKSKKINTIVTTEDPELKAREMEKAQREIEKARRKQLAKLAMEEERQERESRTTSLAHSIDAAEDEDDQDDGEYNDKDDFVVSDNEQDSGLDDDELDKAAEKLRNVKRAGEAMYREKSQEVEEEEDDEGAVVRKKRRVVLDDEEDED, encoded by the coding sequence ATGAGCAGCGAGGAACCCGAGAAGACTGGCGAAGAGCAGGTTGATGATTTGTTTGGAGATGCCAGCGATGAAGAAGTGGTAGACGAAACAGCTGTCAATGTTTCAGATGACGAAAACAACGATGTGCAAAACAGTGCtgacgatgacgatgacgacgaaaaggaggtggaggaaaaagagccTACCCGTGCAGACATATCGATTCCTAGACATCCTCGATCACATGTCCCCACTGGAGATGCTATGGTGTTTAGTTTGCCGCGGTACCTCTTCGTGGACCCCGAACCGTTTGCTCCTACCACGTTTGAATCTAATATTAACGAGTTCTTGAAAGACTCTCTAAAAGACAGCACAAGCAAGGAATTGCAAGATTCTCTGGAGTTCAAAAAACTGGAGGTGCAAAATACTATCAGATGGCGTTATGCAAAGACAGCCTCGGACGAACTTTATAAACAATCCAACGCCTCGATCGTTGAGTGGGAGGACGGTTCCATGTCGCTGAAAATTGGAGACGAgttcttcaacatcaaacTTAACAACAACGAGGATGAGATTCTGGTAGCAGAGAGCGGCGACTTGTATCTCCCAGTGACGGAACTCAAGAAAAGCATCCAAGTCCTTCCTtcttccaccagctccagagCACACAAAATTCTGGCCAACACCCTGCAGTCTAATTTACGCCTGAAGAAATCGAAAAAGATCAATACCATAGTCACAACGGAGGATCCAGAGCTTAAGGCAAGAGAGATGGAAAAGGCCCAGAGAGAAATCGAGAAGGCCAGACGGAAGcagcttgccaaactgGCAATGGAGGAAGAACGACAGGAGCGCGAGTCCAGAACAACAAGTCTGGCACACTCCATTGACgctgccgaggacgaggacgatcaggacgacggcgagtaCAATGACAAGGACGACTTTGTTGTCAGCGACAACGAGCAAGATTCAGGCCTGGATGATGACGAGCTTGATAAAGCTGCTGAGAAGCTAAGAAACGTCAAGCGTGCCGGAGAAGCTATGTACCGGGAAAAATCTCAGGAGgtcgaggaggaggaagatgatgaaggTGCCGTCGTGCGGAAGAAGCGTCGTGTGGTGcttgacgacgaagaggacgaggactAG
- a CDS encoding Protein BIM1 translates to MAVGASRSELLEWINTTYQLKYTKIEQCGNGAVYCQIFDSIFGDLPMGKVNFNPTSDYQTLTNYKILQSGFSRHKITREVPVERLMKCRLQDNLEFLQWMSRLWSENKLDDYDPTARRKATLPPSTAGASSGSRRVFSNSSANGSQSGSRRTSLTGSAQKVREPLHSKPTLSYSGSRVSSGYGPGIPSGVQEELKNLRAQAEEMKLVQESLETERNFYFNKLRDIEILTQNLSEKLQSSEPVDVSMEQLVSHIQEILYSTTEGFQIPSEDQTDGPGKENDIKMVDEETF, encoded by the coding sequence ATGGCTGTTGGGGCTTCTAGATCAGAGCTTCTGGAGTGGATCAATACCACGTATCAGCTCAAATACACCAAGATCGAGCAGTGCGGCAACGGAGCCGTATACTGCCAGATATTTGActccatttttggagactTGCCAATGGGGAAAGTCAACTTCAATCCCACCTCTGATTATCAAACTTTGACCAACTATAAGATTCTACAGAGTGGCTTTTCGCGACACAAGATTACAAGAGAGGTCCCAGTGGAGCGACTGATGAAATGCCGCCTCCAGGACAATCTAGAATTCTTACAGTGGATGAGCAGATTGTGGTCAGAAAATAAGCTGGACGATTACGATCCAACAGCACGCAGAAAGGCTACGTTGCCTCCATCGACTGCAGGAGCGTCGTCGGGCAGCCGTCGGGTGTTTTCCAATTCGTCAGCAAACGGTAGCCAGTCAGGCAGCAGGAGAACGTCTCTTACCGGATCGGCTCAAAAAGTCAGAGAACCTTTGCATTCGAAGCCAACGTTGAGTTATTCTGGCTCACGTGTATCCTCAGGATATGGGCCTGGCATTCCATCCggtgttcaagaagaactgAAGAACCTGAGAGCTCAGGCGGAAGAAATGAAGCTGGTGCAGGAAAGCTTGGAGACAGAAAGAAATTTCTACTTCAATAAACTACGAGACATTGAAATCCTCACACAGAATCTCAGCGAAAAGCTGCAAAGCTCTGAGCCGGTCGATGTCAGCATGGAGCAGCTAGTATCTCACATCCAGGAAATATTGTATAGCACCACTGAGGGTTTCCAAATTCCTAGCGAAGATCAAACAGATGGTCCGGGAAAGGAAAACGATATCAAGATGgtcgacgaggagaccTTCTAA
- a CDS encoding Mitochondrial respiratory chain complexes assembly protein AFG3, producing the protein MFLRGSIARLRPEQAKVRFQQPSRITPLLVRSFSSGQQIRFKQTFFNPNEEPDKNKDNKKKKKKGPDLSNQPQDFFKNTKWTNWIFPGLVITLFLNSYSSGENNQMTFQDFKVNFLEKGLVKRITVINNSFVEAELVTQHPRIVGFTIGSVEFFEKELDEIQDKLGIPNNERIPVSYIRRSSIFSYIMPFVPTLILIGGTYYLARQLQKRAPNGKGGGPLNNIMGIGKSKARLFNQETDITVKFKDVAGCDEAKEEIMEFVTFLKEPKKYEKLGAKIPKGAILSGPPGTGKTLLAKATAGEAGVPFLSVSGSEFVEMYVGVGASRVRDLFSTARKLAPCIIFVDEIDAIGKSRESGPMGANDEKEATLNQLLVEMDGFEDTDHIVVLAGTNRADILDKALTRPGRFDRHISIDRPDIEGRKAIYKVHLKPLKLEHPVTDEFAGRLAALTPGFSGADISNCCNEAALIAAREDADVVKLVHFEKAIERVIAGLERKSRVLSPEEKKTVAYHEAGHAICGWYLQYADPLLKVSIIPRGQGALGYAQYLPGDEYLISQEQFEHRMIMALGGRVSEELNFDDITTGAADDFKKVTQMANMMILRLGMSKKLGTITFETNSQQPQVHKLFSEETFELIDNEVKRVINEAYEKCRKLLTEKLDEVEKVAQELLAKEVLTRDDMIRLLGPRPFEEKNDAFKKYLLPPNEQQQNRPEEGAQAA; encoded by the coding sequence ATGTTTTTGAGGGGCTCGATAGCACGTTTACGGCCTGAACAGGCCAAGGTGCGTTTTCAGCAGCCTTCAAGAATTACTCCCCTTCTCGTACGCTCATTCTCATCTGGGCAGCAAATCCGTTTCAAGCAAACGTTTTTCAACCCGAACGAAGAACCAGACAAGAATAAGgacaacaagaagaaaaagaagaagggaCCAGATCTCAGCAACCAGCCACAggacttcttcaaaaacacaaaaTGGACGAACTGGATCTTTCCTGGTCTGGTCATCACTTTGTTTTTGAATAGCTACTCTAGTGGAGAGAACAACCAAATGACTTTCCAGGACTTCAAAGTCAACTTCCTTGAAAAAGGACTGGTGAAAAGGATCACCGTGATAAACAACTCATTTGTGGAGGCCGAGCTAGTCACCCAACACCCCAGGATAGTTGGATTCACCATAGGCTCGgttgagtttttcgagaAGGAATTAGATGAGATCCAAGATAAATTGGGCATTCCAAACAATGAACGTATTCCAGTGTCTTACATCCGTCGttccagcattttctcCTACATCATGCCGTTTGTGCCGACTTTGATCCTGATTGGTGGTACCTACTATCTTGCTAGGCAGTTGCAAAAGCGTGCACCAAACGGTAAAGGTGGCGGGCCTTTGAACAACATCATGGGCATAGGCAAGTCCAAAGCTAGATTGTTCAACCAGGAAACAGATATTACtgtcaagttcaaagatGTTGCCGGTTGTGATGAAGCTAAGGAAGAGATTATGGAGTTTGTCACTTTTTTAAAAGAGCCTAAGAAATATGAGAAGTTGGGTGCCAAAATTCCAAAAGGCGCCATCCTTTCCGGACCTCCAGGTACAGGTAAAACCTTGTTGGCTAAGGCCACAGCGGGAGAGGCTGGTGTTCCATTTCTTTCTGTTTCCGGTTCCGAATTCGTCGAGATGTACGTTGGTGTCGGTGCTTCCAGAGTTCGCGATTTGTTTTCTACAGCCAGAAAGCTAGCTCCTTGTATCATatttgtggacgagatcgatgCCATTGGTAAGTCAAGAGAAAGTGGACCAATGGGTGCgaacgacgaaaaagaagcaaCGTTGAATCAACTTCTAGTCGAAATGGATGGTTTTGAGGATACCGATCACATTGTGGTTCTTGCAGGTACTAACAGGGCCGATATTTTGGATAAAGCTTTGACTAGACCCGGCAGATTCGATAGACATATCAGCATCGATAGACCAGATATTGAGGGAAGAAAGGCAATTTACAAAGTTCATTTGAAACCGCTGAAGCTTGAACATCCTGTCACGGACGAGTTTGCAGGAAGATTAGCTGCTTTGACTCCAGGATTCTCCGGAGCCGATATTTCGAATTGTTGTAACGAGGCTGCATTAATTGCAGCAAGAGAGGACGCTGACGTGGTCAAGCTGGTTCATTTCGAAAAGGCAATCGAAAGAGTGATTGCGGGTCTTGAGAGAAAAAGTAGAGTGCTGTCACCCgaagaaaagaaaacaGTTGCTTATCATGAAGCAGGTCACGCTATATGTGGATGGTATTTGCAATATGCTGACCCTTTGCTAAAAGTTTCTATTATTCCTCGTGGCCAAGGTGCTCTTGGATATGCGCAGTATCTTCCCGGCGATGAGTATCTCATTTCACAAGAACAATTCGAACACAGAATGATCATGGCACTCGGCGGACGAGTGTCAGAGGAGCTGAATTTTGATGACATCACCACCGGTGCTGCTGACGATTTCAAGAAAGTTACCCAGATGGCAAACATGATGATTCTTCGATTGGGAATGTCGAAGAAATTAGGCACTATCACCTTTGAAACGAACAGTCAACAACCACAGGTTCACAAGCTTTTCAGTGAAGAGACTTTTGAACTCATCGATAACGAAGTGAAGAGAGTTATCAACGAGGCATACGAAAAGTGTAGAAAGCTTTTGACGGAAAAATTAGATGAAGTGGAGAAAGTGGCCCAGGAATTGCTCGCCAAAGAAGTTTTGACTAGAGACGATATGATCCGACTTTTGGGGCCTCGTCCATTCGAGGAAAAGAATGATGCATTCAAAAAGTACCTGCTGCCTCccaacgagcagcagcagaatCGTCCCGAGGAAGGTGCTCAAGCAGCATGA
- a CDS encoding checkpoint serine/threonine-protein kinase: MINDAMSSRVNSGGSIISGSSTEFSRIEADKENIQPLKQGRSANNLVKALSLNKETRKEVLARERDQFEASLDPAQLEDLDDPLDPYLKYLDWIHTNYPSGANTESGLIQLLERITHDFKDDDYYKNEVRYFKVWLEYVKFSDNPRDIFHYLYKKKIGLSLSLLYESFANFMEVEQDFKKAEELYQAGINAKARPLNRLIRAYENFKIRRAQSSQVQKRQGLSVLQNPSGGGLEMAAKSVPSRSSKAFAVFNDSESKPSSANDGIWQHLDTIDNSRKENVIRPTSWSGEKLIQQRVPKGKEPNFEVFRDDELRFPVTKIIHNPGKRTEKFDFNFDLLYPDKEEERSLMEVLLLSRGVYYLAKKRKPERTLETPSKKHTLLVDAENETKLLNSPTLTFYSRQSMKEVLQMLNQPLKETKVNDEEPPLDEGLSDFVTETITNHTPATPKKLTNDDTGVLSSPFVEEPLHSEPGKGDVLINPFDHNLQKNLLYKQSSHFSHYDNYHQSTTKREKCTILRNLLKPHAAPIMGSRQLMIEFEGETFCFTKQLGVLDKAATYLSEKSDGSAAAIKVCSPPVEWEYYILKQLEVRAPGTFIKVIDFYKFEDESYLILPYLKHGTLLDLIQLTSQSKSIKLEESMVIYLTAQLLKQVSILHSISIVHANLKAENCILNLTPNTKPSYHDLKLIDFQNSIDLSLFPENVRFSAQLSANTYPADEMWSSWRHEPDYYGLANIVHMLLFGRELGVLKTSSNNIKIRENMPSYWQRELWNELFKVLLNSQDLDCDQGAPLKLLAAKFENWVNLNWSSCGLSKQLAKITDFLDDQRKRNKI; the protein is encoded by the coding sequence ATGATTAATGACGCGATGAGCTCGCGTGTTAATAGTGGAGGATCAATTATTTCAGGCTCTTCGACTGAATTCTCTCGTATTGAAGCCGACAAGGAAAACATACAGCCCTTAAAGCAAGGTCGTTCTGCCAATAATTTGGTAAAGGCCTTATCTTTGAACAAGGAAACACGGAAGGAAGTTCTTGCTAGAGAAAGAGATCAATTTGAAGCTTCTTTAGATCCTGCTCAGCTTGAAGACCTAGATGATCCGCTGGACCCTTACTTAAAATATTTGGACTGGATCCATACTAATTATCCTTCTGGGGCTAACACAGAATCAGGACTAattcagctgctggaaagaATAACACATgatttcaaagacgacgatTACTACAAAAACGAAGTGCGCTACTTCAAAGTTTGGTTGGAGTATGTGAAGTTCAGCGATAACCCGCGAGACATATTCCATTATCtttacaagaaaaagattgGTCTATCTCTTTCGCTTTTGTACGAGAGCTTTGCAAACTTCATGGAGGTAGAACAAGACTTCAAAAAGGCGGAGGAACTATACCAAGCAGGAATTAATGCCAAAGCCAGGCCACTCAATAGGCTGATCCGTGCATACGAAAACTTCAAGATCAGAAGAGCGCAATCCTCCCAAGTCCAGAAGAGACAGGGATTAAGTGTTTTGCAGAATCCGTCTGGAGGAGGGTTGGAAATGGCGGCAAAGTCAGTGCCCTCTCGCAGCTCTAAAGCTTTTGCTGTTTTTAATGACTCTGAATCAAAACCATCATCGGCCAATGATGGCATATGGCAGCATCTTGATACGATAGACAATTCGAGGAAGGAGAATGTGATACGCCCCACATCTTGGTCGGGAGAAAAGCTTATACAACAAAGGGTGCCCAAAGGGAAAGAGCCTaattttgaggtttttAGAGACGATGAATTGCGCTTTCCCGTCACTAAGATTATACACAACCCAGGCAAACGTACTGAGAAGTTTGATTTCAATTTTGATTTATTATACCCTGACAAAGAGGAGGAGAGAAGTCTTATGGAGGTACTGCTTCTCAGTCGTGGCGTGTACTATTTAGCAAAGAAGCGAAAACCTGAGCGCACATTGGAAACACCGTCTAAGAAACACACACTTTTAGTGGACGCTGAGAATGAAACCAAATTGCTTAATTCGCCCACGCTTACATTCTACTCACGCCAGTCCATGAAAGAGGTTCTTCAGATGCTCAATCAACCGTTGAAAGAGACTAAAGTTAACGACGAAGAACCTCCTTTGGATGAAGGACTAAGCGATTTTGTTACGGAAACTATTACCAATCACACACCTGCTACGCCAAAAAAGTTGACGAATGACGATACCGGCGTATTGAGCTCCCCGTTTGTGGAAGAGCCTCTTCACTCCGAGCCTGGAAAAGGGGATGTTTTGATCAATCCCTTTGATCACAatctgcagaaaaatcTATTATACAAGCAATCATCGCACTTCTCACATTATGACAATTACCACCAGTCAACCACCAAGCGCGAAAAATGCACTATTCTAAGAAATTTGCTGAAACCACATGCTGCTCCAATAATGGGTAGTCGTCAGTTGATGATCGAATTCGAAGGCGAAACGTTTTGTTTTACGAAACAGCTAGGAGTTTTGGATAAAGCAGCCACATATTTGAGCGAGAAATCAGACGGATCAGCTGCAGCAATAAAGGTTTGCTCACCTCCAGTAGAATGGGAATACTATATCCTCAAGCAGTTGGAAGTCAGAGCGCCGGGAACCTTCATTAAAGTTATTGATTTCTATAAATTCGAGGACGAGTCATACCTGATCTTGCCATACCTGAAACATGGAACCCTCTTGGATCTGATTCAGCTGACATCGCAATCAAAATCAATCAAATTGGAAGAATCGATGGTTATTTACCTCACTGCACAGCTGCTAAAGCAAGTCTCTATTCTGCATTCAATAAGTATAGTCCACGCCAACCTCAAGGCAGAGAACTGCATACTAAATCTGACACCAAACACGAAGCCTAGCTACCACGACTTAAAGTTGATTGATTTTCAAAACTCAATCGACTTATCGCTGTTCCCTGAGAATGTTCGTTTCTCTGCCCAATTGTCAGCTAATACCTATCCTGCGGATGAAATGTGGAGTTCTTGGAGGCACGAGCCTGACTATTATGGACTGGCAAACATCGTTCACATGCTGTTATTTGGCAGAGAATTGGGAGTTCTGAAAACCAGTTCAAATAATATCAAAATACGTGAAAACATGCCAAGCTACTGGCAGAGAGAATTATGGAACGAGCTTTTCAAAGTTCTCTTAAACTCACAAGATCTCGATTGCGACCAAGGAGCTCCTCTCAAATTGCTAGCTGCCAAATTCGAGAATTGGGTTAATCTCAACTGGTCATCTTGTGGTCTCTCCAAACAACTGGCAAAGATCACAGATTTTTTGGACGACCAAAGGAAGAGGAATAAAATATAA
- a CDS encoding GPI transamidase component GPI16, with product MRELLLPVLLLCALCRASVQYPFEESLEFKPLERNNLLASFNFKINSTEFELYEPEDKTFHYSTFSKLLGPILQETSTRELHLRFSQGWYDPEVYGELPYKGKHSGGTGVELWAVLEGQNEDTVFKDWIKLANSLSGLFCASLNFIDSSSTTYPATVFQPTAAMFEQNVSLKNDLFLLRSALPREPVCTENLTPFLKLLPTKGKAGISSLLTGHKVFNSQWSSMSIDVTTHCSGIKCHYEMEQSINLILDVPMTLERNRMPIPKPTPGSELKCDPTKPFDAFHCFPLDDISELEFSLADLFGKNIQGGALLASQPTKVCADLDLEHWSIEIQTQTQITPTLEDEKTCFVIEDTNEYNLLFKAKDTKKIKPLKSPPIFASRSLSGYSQDSGGFRIDVKNPTDEELDIIIFESIPWFVRIYLHTLTLTINSTVTHVVSDPQFDHYVKGIIYNPAIDRQKPSHLELLVSIPAHTKIKLSLEFDKAMLLYAEYPPDANHGFEIEPAVISVLDRDSQKVVYEMRTTTALLTLPTPDFSMPYNVIILTSTVMSLAFGSIFNLLTKKTVTEEEAELRLKESRITILRSRIKERAQRIKSLFRRS from the coding sequence ATGAGAGAGTTGCTTCTTCCTGTTCTGTTGCTCTGCGCACTTTGTAGAGCATCGGTGCAGTACCCTTTTGAGGAGTCATTGGAATTTAAGCCTCTAGAACGTAACAACCTACTTGCTTCGTTTAATTTCAAGATCAATTCAACAGAGTTTGAGTTGTACGAGCCCGAAGATAAGACGTTCCATTATTCTACGTTTTCCAAGCTTTTAGGACCCATTCTCCAGGAGACAAGCACAAGAGAACTCCATCTTCGGTTCAGTCAGGGATGGTATGACCCCGAAGTTTATGGGGAACTACCGTACAAAGGTAAACATAGCGGGGGAACGGGTGTCGAATTGTGGGCGGTTCTTGAAGGCCAAAACGAGGACACTGTCTTCAAAGACTGGATCAAACTGGCTAACTCTTTGTCAGGCCTTTTCTGTGCCTCCCTGAATTTCATTGattcttcatcaacaacttaTCCTGCTACGGTATTCCAGCCAACAGCTGCTATGTTTGAACAAAACGTGTCTCTGAAAAAtgatctttttcttttgagAAGCGCTTTGCCCCGGGAACCTGTCTGCACTGAAAACTTGACGCCGTTTCTGAAGCTTCTCCCAACCAAAGGCAAAGCAGGAATCTCGTCTTTACTAACCGGACACAAAGTCTTCAACTCGCAGTGGTCCTCCATGTCAATTGATGTCACTACCCACTGCTCGGGAATAAAATGCCATTATGAAATGGAACAATCCATCAACTTGATATTGGATGTACCAATGACCTTGGAACGCAACCGAATGCCTATCCCTAAACCCACTCCTGGCTCAGAACTCAAATGCGACCCAACAAAACCCTTTGATGCATTCCATTGTTTTCCTCTTGATGATATCTCGGAGCTGGAATTCTCCTTAGCCGACCTCTTTGGCAAAAATATTCAAGGTGGTGCATTGCTTGCGTCACAACCAACTAAAGTCTGTGCAGACCTCGATTTGGAGCATTGGAGTATTGAAATCCAAACCCAGACCCAGATAACACCCACTTTGGAGGACGAAAAGACATGTTTTGTGATCGAAGATACAAATGAGTACAATTTGCTGTTCAAAGCAAAAGACACAAAAAAGATCAAGCCTTTGAAAAGTCCTCCAATCTTTGCATCCAGATCCCTCTCTGGCTACTCCCAGGATTCCGGGGGGTTCAGAATAGATGTGAAAAATCCTACCGATGAAGAATTAGACATCATTATTTTTGAATCGATACCATGGTTTGTCCGCATTTACCTCCATACCCTGACATTAACCATAAATTCTACTGTTACGCACGTTGTATCGGATCCACAGTTTGACCACTACGTCAAAGGCATAATATATAATCCAGCAATTGACAGACAAAAACCATCTCATTTGGAATTGCTCGTCAGCATCCCTGCGCACACGAAAATCAAACTCTCTCTTGAGTTTGACAAGGCCATGTTATTATACGCAGAATACCCACCAGACGCAAATCACGGTTTTGAGATTGAACCAGCAGTGATATCGGTCCTAGATCGCGACTCGCAAAAGGTGGTCTACGAAATGAGAACTACTACGGCACTACTAACTCTTCCGACGCCCGACTTTTCTATGCCTTACAATGTTATTATTTTAACCTCTACAGTGATGTCGTTGGCTTTTGGTTCGATCTTCAATCTCTTGACAAAGAAAACCGTGACGGAGGAAGAAGCAGAGTTGAGGCTGAAGGAAAGCAGGATCACCATATTACGATCTAGAATTAAAGAACGCGCCCAACGCATCAAAAGTTTATTTAGACGTTCATAA